A genomic region of Argopecten irradians isolate NY unplaced genomic scaffold, Ai_NY scaffold_0330, whole genome shotgun sequence contains the following coding sequences:
- the LOC138312472 gene encoding uncharacterized protein isoform X2, producing MELFVALFLALEVILQCLGKFVYCGKVVFYTSFRSLVDRVATSLAVVVSRGLSLAEAVVVYATCCCRGEVFPVPAADQPSSSSVVPAVPVPASPVPIRRSGRATRRPAWHKDYVM from the exons ATGGAACTCTTCGTTGCGCTCTTCCTGGCATTGGAGGTGATCCTTCAGTGTCTAGGCAAGTTTGTGTACTGTGGTAAG GTTGTGTTTTACACTTCCTTCCGCAGTTTGGTTGACCGGGTTGCGACGTCGCTCGCAGTGGTGGTTAGCCGTGGGCTTTCTCTTGCGGAGGCTGTG GTTGTGTACGCTACCTGCTGCTGCCGAGGAGAGGTTTTCCCTGTCCCTGCTGCTGACCAGCCTAGCTCCAGCTCTGTTGTCCCCGCAGTACCAGTCCCAGCATCACCTGTTCCTATCCGCAGATCTGGTCGTGCCACCCGCAGACCAGCTTGGCATAAGGATTATGTaatgtga
- the LOC138312472 gene encoding uncharacterized protein isoform X3 → MCPSPRECVSSLVVFYTSFRSLVDRVATSLAVVVSRGLSLAEAVVVYATCCCRGEVFPVPAADQPSSSSVVPAVPVPASPVPIRRSGRATRRPAWHKDYVM, encoded by the exons ATGTGTCCTTCACCTAGGGAATGTGTATCCAGCTTG GTTGTGTTTTACACTTCCTTCCGCAGTTTGGTTGACCGGGTTGCGACGTCGCTCGCAGTGGTGGTTAGCCGTGGGCTTTCTCTTGCGGAGGCTGTG GTTGTGTACGCTACCTGCTGCTGCCGAGGAGAGGTTTTCCCTGTCCCTGCTGCTGACCAGCCTAGCTCCAGCTCTGTTGTCCCCGCAGTACCAGTCCCAGCATCACCTGTTCCTATCCGCAGATCTGGTCGTGCCACCCGCAGACCAGCTTGGCATAAGGATTATGTaatgtga
- the LOC138312472 gene encoding uncharacterized protein isoform X1 has product MQMCHVICVPVRAPVRSLCSHSRTGQRRLDIVIHCYLHVFTTLRQIKVADTFSSNVVFYTSFRSLVDRVATSLAVVVSRGLSLAEAVVVYATCCCRGEVFPVPAADQPSSSSVVPAVPVPASPVPIRRSGRATRRPAWHKDYVM; this is encoded by the exons ATGCAAATGTGTCACGTGATTTGTGTACCTGTTCGTGCACCTGTACGTTCTTTATGTTCGCATTCACGCACTGGACAGAGACGGCTGGACATCGTTATTCATTgctatctacatgtatttaccaCACTTAGACAGATTAAAGTGGCGGACACGTTCTCTTCAAAC GTTGTGTTTTACACTTCCTTCCGCAGTTTGGTTGACCGGGTTGCGACGTCGCTCGCAGTGGTGGTTAGCCGTGGGCTTTCTCTTGCGGAGGCTGTG GTTGTGTACGCTACCTGCTGCTGCCGAGGAGAGGTTTTCCCTGTCCCTGCTGCTGACCAGCCTAGCTCCAGCTCTGTTGTCCCCGCAGTACCAGTCCCAGCATCACCTGTTCCTATCCGCAGATCTGGTCGTGCCACCCGCAGACCAGCTTGGCATAAGGATTATGTaatgtga
- the LOC138312469 gene encoding uncharacterized protein, translating to MENWQHLCRLSDRDTIAAFGCHFEGAALVWLNGLPPSEKANMITFKQAFDRRFKSAAMNFKFMTMKQADAEEPQTYLATAEKEGLKQPTLSEDVKVMIITNGLTPKYKARVLGREPKTFTDLRHSLHIVQAELACANLTINQEKPKLPDDNQQMASIMSTILTEINKLRQAQEVSSVQTDRGRSRQHPPHQFYRQQQNRGQNQRQCPGCGFYGPSLVWSLLLMVLVWLPIVVATQPPVQRLNYGILFEPNSKLHFGQEFWSHTFEIPLPSSMYLPELNPCRRRRCESLYSVVKTINNLRAQCMSNVNVTIAEIHRLIPHSYFPNSLSFNSRRKRGLFDFIGQISKSLFGTATTNDLQNLQRHIQALNNNNVKLAKAMAKEAHQLTSFMTTVNERFDNVIDAVKTNHDQSITLANQFASSLDGIEHSFVLLENMMLTQINATTVLNKHLEHTKLAIHDLVKGRLSPFLLSPKDISHTLRQVQNILSRKYPGFNIIHKDPLYYYSSADFLFARHHSSLYVLLKFPISPFVKPLSRTLQSVLCSSSYQLYFKSCYPVT from the exons ATGGAGAACTGGCAGCATTTGTGTAGGCTGTCAGACAGGGACACCATTGCAGCGTTTGGTTGCCATTTTGAAGGTGCTGCCTTAGTTTGGCTAAACGGCTTACCACCATCAGAAAAAGCCAACATGATTACCTTCAAACAAGCCTTCGACAGACGATTCAAGTCTGCTGCCATGAACTTTAAGTTCATGACAATGAAACAGGCGGACGCAGAGGAACCCCAAACCTATTTGGCCACAGCAGAAAAAGAAGGACTAAAACAACCAACTTTATCTGAGGATGTGAAAGTAATGATCATAACAAATGGACTCACTCCCAAATATAAAGCCAGAGTACTTGGGAGGGAACCCAAAACATTCACAGATCTTCGCCATAGCCTCCATATTGTTCAGGCGGAGCTGGCCTGTGCGAACCTGACCATCAATCAGGAGAAACCTAAACTGCCTGATGACAACCAACAGATGGCGTCCATCATGTCAACCATCCTTACGGAAATTAACAAACTACGCCAAGCTCAGGAAGTTTCTAGTGTACAGACAGATAGAGGAAGGTCACGTCAACACCCCCCTCATCAGTTCTACAGACAACAACAGAACAGAGGACAAAACCAACGGCAGTGTCCAGGTTGTG GTTTCTATGGTCCGTCCCTCGTTTGGAGTTTACTTTTGATGGTTCTCGTTTGGCTTCCCATTGTTGTTGCTACACAGCCACCCGTTCAACGTTTGAACTACGGAATTTTATTCGAACCCAATTCCAAGTTACATTTTGGTCAGGAGTTCTGGTCACACACCTTCGAAATACCGTTGCCATCGTCCATGTATTTACCTGAACTGAACCCATGCAGACGAAGAAGATGTGAGTCTTTGTACTCTGTTGTGAAAACAATTAACAATCTAAGAGCACAATGTATGTCCAATGTCAATGTAACCATTGCAGAGATTCATAGATTGATTCCACACTCTTATTTTCCTAACTCACTCTCATTCAACTCAAGGCGAAAACGAGGTCTGTTTGATTTTATTGGTCAGATATCGAAGTCATTATTTGGAACAGCTACAACAAATGATTTACAAAATCTTCAACGTCATATACAAgctttgaataataataatgtaaagCTCGCTAAAGCTATGGCTAAAGAAGCTCATCAGCTCACATCATTCATGACAACTGTCAATGAAAGGTTTGATAATGTTATTGACGCAGTCAAAACCAATCATGATCAATCAATTACCTTAGCTAACCAATTCGCTTCTTCACTTGATGGAATTGAACATTCATTTGTCCTTTTGGAAAACATGATGCTTACTCAAATCAACGCTACAACGGTCCTTAACAAACATTTGGAACATACAAAACTAGCTATTCATGATCTAGTGAAaggtagattatctccctttcttcTGTCACCAAAAGATATCTCACACACTCTCAGGCAAGTTCAGAATATATTGTCAAGAAAATATCCAGGATTTAACATAATTCATAAGGATCCTCTCTATTACTATTCTTCTGCTGACTTTCTCTTTGCCCGTCATCACTCTTCACTCTATGTTCTCCTTAAATTTCCTATTTCACCTTTTGTCAAACCCTTATCACGTACTCTACAAAGTGTACTCTGTTCCAGTTCCTATCAACTCTACTTCAAATCATGCTACCCAGTTACTTGA